A region of Pseudomonas sp. Marseille-Q3773 DNA encodes the following proteins:
- a CDS encoding LON peptidase substrate-binding domain-containing protein codes for MTLPLFPLNTVLFPGCFLDLQIFEARYLDMIGRCMKQGEGFGVVCILEGEQVGKAPPVVASIGCEAVIRDFVQQDNGLLGIRVEGVRRFNLESTEVQRDQLLLGQVQWLPEQADSPLLEADDDLLALLVALGEHPMVEALDMPRPVDGRQALANQLAYLLPFMEEDKLDLLTLDSPQQRLGEIQKLLERIQGELFA; via the coding sequence ATGACGCTACCGCTGTTTCCGCTCAATACCGTGCTGTTTCCTGGTTGCTTTCTCGATCTGCAGATTTTCGAGGCGCGCTACCTGGACATGATCGGCCGCTGCATGAAGCAGGGCGAAGGTTTTGGCGTGGTGTGCATCCTGGAAGGCGAACAGGTCGGCAAGGCGCCGCCGGTGGTGGCCTCGATCGGCTGCGAGGCGGTGATCCGCGATTTCGTGCAGCAGGATAACGGTTTGTTGGGCATACGCGTCGAAGGTGTGCGGCGCTTCAACCTGGAAAGCACCGAGGTGCAGAGGGACCAGCTGCTGTTGGGGCAGGTGCAATGGTTGCCGGAGCAGGCAGACAGTCCATTGCTCGAGGCCGACGACGACCTGCTGGCGTTGCTGGTAGCGCTGGGCGAGCACCCGATGGTCGAAGCCCTGGACATGCCGCGCCCGGTGGACGGGCGACAGGCGCTGGCCAATCAGTTGGCGTACCTGCTGCCGTTCATGGAAGAGGACAAACTGGACCTGCTGACCCTCGACTCGCCGCAGCAGCGGCTGGGCGAGATCCAGAAGCTGCTGGAGCGGATTCAGGGTGAATTGTTTGCCTGA
- the dusB gene encoding tRNA dihydrouridine synthase DusB translates to MSAVRIGQYTLRNNLILAPMAGVTDQPFRTLCQRLGAGMVVSEMVSSDMSLWNSRKSSLRRIHEGDPEPRSVQIAGGDAQMMAAAARANVEAGAQIIDINMGCPAKKVCNKAAGSALLRDEALVSEILHAVVGAVDVPVTLKIRTGWDRANKNGLNVAKIAEQAGIQALAVHGRTRADLYTGEAEYDTIAAIKQAVSIPVFANGDITSPEKAQAVLDATGVDGLLIGRAAQGRPWIFREIEHYLRTGEHLPAPQLEEVERILLEHLAALHAFYGDVMGVRIARKHVGWYLATRPGGKEFRARFNALEDTQAQCANVRAFFSERRQSLETEDGQGVAA, encoded by the coding sequence ATGTCGGCGGTACGCATCGGCCAATACACACTACGTAACAACCTGATCCTCGCGCCCATGGCCGGGGTCACGGACCAGCCTTTCCGGACACTTTGCCAGCGCCTGGGCGCCGGCATGGTGGTGTCGGAAATGGTCTCCAGCGACATGAGCCTGTGGAACAGCCGCAAGTCGAGCCTGCGCCGCATCCATGAAGGTGATCCCGAGCCACGCTCGGTGCAGATCGCCGGCGGTGACGCGCAGATGATGGCAGCGGCGGCACGCGCCAACGTCGAAGCGGGTGCCCAGATCATCGATATCAACATGGGTTGCCCGGCAAAAAAAGTCTGCAACAAAGCTGCAGGCTCTGCTTTATTGAGAGATGAAGCCTTGGTCAGCGAGATCCTCCACGCCGTGGTCGGCGCAGTGGACGTTCCGGTGACCCTGAAGATTCGCACCGGTTGGGACCGGGCGAACAAGAACGGCCTGAACGTAGCGAAAATCGCCGAACAGGCCGGCATCCAGGCGCTGGCGGTACACGGCCGCACACGTGCCGACCTGTATACCGGCGAAGCCGAATACGACACCATCGCTGCCATCAAGCAGGCGGTGTCGATCCCGGTTTTTGCCAACGGCGATATCACTTCGCCAGAAAAGGCCCAGGCGGTACTGGACGCCACCGGCGTCGATGGCCTGCTGATTGGCCGGGCTGCCCAGGGGCGGCCGTGGATCTTTCGCGAGATCGAGCATTACCTGCGCACCGGCGAACACCTGCCGGCACCGCAGCTGGAGGAAGTGGAACGCATCCTGCTGGAACATCTGGCCGCGCTGCATGCCTTCTATGGCGATGTGATGGGCGTACGTATCGCCCGCAAGCACGTTGGCTGGTACCTGGCAACACGACCCGGCGGCAAGGAGTTTCGCGCCCGGTTCAACGCTTTGGAAGACACACAAGCGCAGTGCGCCAACGTTCGCGCGTTTTTCAGCGAACGTCGACAGAGCCTTGAGACAGAGGACGGACAAGGGGTGGCCGCATGA
- the fis gene encoding DNA-binding transcriptional regulator Fis, with product MTMMTETFVSGTTPVSDNANLKQHLNTPSEEGQTLRDSVEKALHNYFAHLEGATVTDVYNLVLSEVEAPLLESVMNYVKGNQTKASEMLGLNRGTLRKKLKQYDLL from the coding sequence ATGACGATGATGACCGAGACATTTGTGAGTGGAACAACGCCCGTGAGCGACAACGCCAACCTGAAACAGCACCTGAACACGCCGAGCGAAGAGGGCCAGACCCTTCGCGACAGCGTCGAGAAGGCGCTGCACAACTACTTCGCCCACCTGGAAGGCGCGACCGTCACGGACGTGTACAACCTGGTGCTCTCCGAAGTCGAGGCGCCCCTGCTCGAAAGCGTGATGAACTACGTGAAGGGCAACCAGACCAAGGCCAGCGAGATGCTCGGGCTGAACCGAGGCACCCTGCGCAAGAAGCTCAAGCAGTACGACTTGTTGTAA
- a CDS encoding CidA/LrgA family protein, whose protein sequence is MLLRGLTWLVLFQLLGTAINHLLVPFLPGPIIGLLLLLCFLMARGEVGKPLNEAASSLLRYLPLLLVPPAVGVMVYARDIAADFWAIVGALLLSCLATLVFVGVLMQKLIHRQGQREEGL, encoded by the coding sequence ATGCTGTTGCGTGGTCTGACCTGGCTGGTGCTGTTCCAGCTGCTGGGCACGGCGATCAACCACCTGTTGGTGCCATTTCTGCCGGGGCCGATCATCGGCCTGTTGTTGCTGCTGTGCTTTCTCATGGCTCGCGGTGAGGTTGGCAAGCCGCTGAACGAAGCGGCCAGCAGCCTGCTGCGTTACCTGCCGCTGCTGCTGGTGCCGCCAGCCGTGGGGGTGATGGTGTATGCCCGGGATATCGCTGCCGACTTCTGGGCGATTGTCGGGGCGTTGCTGCTTTCCTGTCTGGCGACCCTGGTGTTTGTCGGGGTACTGATGCAGAAACTCATCCATCGCCAGGGGCAGCGTGAGGAAGGGCTATGA
- a CDS encoding LrgB family protein — protein sequence MMLDWQGALDAVVHHPLFGIGITLGAYQVVLAAYEKTRWIFLQPVLVSMLLVIGVLLLFGIDYREYRKSTEIMNILLGPATVALAVPLYLNLRRIRQLFWPIFTTLVIGGLFATLFCLALGWWFGAEHMILMTMAPKSVTSPIAMLVAEQIGGVAALAAVFVLITGVIGAIFGPALLSRCGVHSPEARGMALGVTAHAVGTSVALQESDECGAFAALAMSLMGVATAVFLPLAVSLVA from the coding sequence ATGATGCTTGACTGGCAGGGCGCGCTCGACGCGGTGGTACACCACCCCTTGTTCGGTATCGGAATTACCCTCGGCGCCTATCAGGTGGTGCTCGCCGCCTACGAGAAGACCCGCTGGATCTTCCTGCAGCCGGTGTTGGTGTCGATGTTGCTGGTGATCGGTGTGTTGCTGCTGTTCGGCATCGACTACCGCGAATACCGCAAGAGCACGGAGATCATGAACATCCTGCTGGGGCCTGCCACCGTGGCCCTGGCGGTGCCGCTGTACCTGAACCTGCGGCGTATCCGGCAGCTGTTCTGGCCCATTTTTACTACGCTGGTAATCGGAGGGCTGTTTGCCACGTTGTTCTGCCTGGCGCTGGGCTGGTGGTTCGGTGCCGAACACATGATCCTCATGACCATGGCGCCGAAGTCGGTGACCTCGCCGATCGCCATGCTGGTGGCCGAACAGATTGGCGGGGTAGCGGCCCTGGCGGCGGTGTTCGTGTTGATCACGGGGGTGATCGGGGCGATCTTCGGCCCGGCGCTGCTGAGCCGCTGCGGCGTGCACAGCCCTGAGGCGCGCGGCATGGCGCTGGGGGTGACCGCGCATGCCGTGGGCACTTCGGTGGCCTTGCAGGAAAGTGACGAATGCGGCGCCTTTGCCGCGCTGGCGATGAGCCTGATGGGGGTGGCCACGGCGGTGTTCCTGCCGCTGGCGGTCAGCCTGGTGGCTTGA
- the purD gene encoding phosphoribosylamine--glycine ligase: MKVLIIGSGGREHALAWKVAQDPRVEKVFVAPGNAGTATEAKCENVAIDVTALEQLADFAEKNVQMTIVGPEAPLVAGVVDLFRSRGLDCFGPTKGAAQLEGSKAFTKDFLARHKIPTADYQNFTEIEPALAYLQEKGAPIVIKADGLAAGKGVIVAMTLEEAEAAVRDMLAGNAFGDAGSRVVIEEFLDGEEASFIVMVDGHNVLPMATSQDHKRVGDQDTGPNTGGMGAYSPAPVVTAEVHQRVMDQVIWPTVRGMAAEGNVYTGFLYAGLMIDKAGNPKVIEFNCRFGDPETQPVMLRLESSLVLLVEAAFAKALDKVEAQWDPRPSLGVVLAAGGYPGDYAKGDVINGLDAAAKIEGKVFHAGTSLKDGQVVTHGGRVLCATAMGASVADAQQQAYRLAKEVSWNGSFYRTDIGYRAIARERGEHQQ; this comes from the coding sequence ATGAAAGTTTTGATCATCGGCAGCGGCGGTCGTGAGCACGCCCTGGCCTGGAAAGTCGCCCAGGACCCACGCGTCGAGAAAGTCTTCGTTGCCCCGGGCAACGCCGGCACCGCCACCGAAGCCAAGTGCGAGAATGTCGCCATCGACGTCACCGCGCTGGAACAACTGGCCGACTTCGCCGAAAAGAACGTGCAAATGACCATCGTCGGCCCGGAAGCGCCGTTGGTGGCCGGTGTCGTCGACCTGTTCCGCAGCCGCGGCCTGGACTGCTTCGGCCCGACCAAGGGCGCGGCGCAGCTGGAAGGTTCCAAGGCCTTCACCAAGGACTTCCTGGCCCGGCACAAGATTCCGACCGCCGACTACCAGAACTTCACCGAAATCGAGCCAGCCCTGGCCTACCTGCAGGAAAAAGGCGCACCGATCGTGATCAAGGCCGATGGCCTGGCCGCCGGCAAAGGCGTGATCGTTGCCATGACCCTCGAGGAAGCCGAAGCCGCCGTACGCGACATGCTGGCCGGCAATGCTTTCGGTGACGCCGGTTCGCGCGTGGTGATCGAAGAGTTCCTGGACGGCGAGGAAGCCAGCTTCATCGTCATGGTCGATGGCCACAATGTGCTGCCAATGGCCACCAGCCAGGACCACAAGCGCGTCGGCGACCAGGACACCGGCCCGAACACCGGCGGCATGGGTGCCTACTCCCCTGCCCCGGTTGTCACCGCCGAGGTGCACCAGCGCGTGATGGACCAGGTGATCTGGCCGACCGTGCGTGGCATGGCCGCGGAAGGCAATGTCTACACCGGCTTCCTCTACGCCGGCCTGATGATCGACAAGGCGGGCAACCCCAAGGTCATCGAGTTCAACTGCCGCTTCGGCGACCCGGAAACCCAGCCGGTCATGCTGCGCCTGGAGTCGAGCCTGGTACTGCTGGTCGAGGCAGCATTCGCCAAGGCGCTGGACAAGGTCGAAGCCCAGTGGGACCCGCGTCCGAGCCTGGGCGTGGTGCTGGCCGCCGGCGGTTACCCGGGCGACTACGCCAAGGGTGACGTGATCAACGGCCTGGATGCAGCGGCGAAGATCGAAGGCAAGGTATTCCATGCCGGTACTTCGCTGAAAGACGGTCAGGTAGTCACCCACGGTGGCCGTGTGCTGTGCGCCACCGCCATGGGTGCCAGCGTGGCCGACGCCCAGCAGCAGGCCTACCGCCTGGCCAAGGAAGTCAGCTGGAACGGCAGCTTCTACCGTACCGACATCGGCTACCGGGCAATCGCCCGCGAGCGCGGTGAGCACCAGCAGTAA
- a CDS encoding DUF3426 domain-containing protein: MTDSFVTQCPHCQTSFRVTHHQLSVARGVVRCGHCLQVFNAARQLLEQNRASTANAPVVAEPAPKVPDEPVAKPSVLPEADVTERSSAPDQDWALTAQALDALDLDKELERLERRGQPAAARPTEQDGGLQARRDELQPDEHADDLFGTATDEPFEPPQADEPAPVLQPLELDPEPAPGERTEPTLGGSLELDLDDEPPVRHAADDAPPAFAEPLRAGDDAIPEKGLSAHDDEPLALSLSAHDDDAVEPLPGERLEPGFAAKPERPTRKEPLVDVVDDPLQLGWEKPAPNWGKRLLWGFLTLLAAGLLAFQYVWFHFDEMARQDQYRPLFQQICPLVGCEVPTRVDIARIKSSNLVVRSHPDFKGALIVDAIIYNRAPFAQPFPLLELRFADLNGKLIASRRFKPSEYLSGELAGRGEMPSQTPIHIALDILDPGPKAVNYSLSFRSPE, encoded by the coding sequence ATGACCGACAGTTTCGTCACCCAGTGCCCGCATTGCCAGACCAGCTTTCGCGTCACTCACCACCAACTGAGCGTGGCTCGCGGCGTAGTGCGCTGCGGCCATTGCCTGCAGGTATTCAACGCTGCCAGGCAGTTGCTGGAGCAGAATCGCGCCAGCACGGCGAATGCACCTGTGGTGGCGGAACCGGCGCCGAAAGTGCCTGACGAGCCGGTGGCCAAGCCAAGCGTCTTGCCAGAAGCGGATGTCACCGAGCGCAGCAGTGCGCCAGATCAGGACTGGGCGCTTACAGCCCAGGCGCTGGACGCCCTCGATCTTGACAAGGAACTGGAGCGTCTGGAGCGTCGCGGCCAGCCAGCAGCGGCGCGCCCGACCGAGCAGGATGGCGGGCTGCAGGCAAGGCGCGACGAATTGCAGCCGGACGAGCACGCCGACGACCTGTTCGGCACGGCCACCGATGAACCCTTCGAGCCACCACAGGCAGATGAGCCGGCCCCGGTGCTGCAGCCGCTGGAGCTGGATCCCGAACCTGCCCCGGGCGAGCGCACCGAGCCAACCCTGGGCGGCAGCCTGGAGCTGGACCTCGACGATGAGCCGCCGGTACGCCATGCCGCCGACGATGCCCCCCCCGCCTTCGCCGAACCACTGCGTGCCGGCGATGACGCAATCCCGGAAAAAGGCCTGAGCGCCCACGACGATGAACCTCTGGCTTTGAGCCTGTCGGCGCACGATGACGACGCTGTCGAGCCGCTGCCCGGCGAACGCCTGGAACCAGGCTTTGCCGCCAAGCCAGAGCGCCCGACACGCAAGGAGCCGTTGGTCGACGTGGTCGACGACCCATTGCAGCTGGGCTGGGAGAAGCCTGCACCGAACTGGGGCAAGCGCCTGCTGTGGGGCTTCCTGACCTTGCTCGCCGCCGGCTTGCTGGCGTTCCAGTACGTGTGGTTCCACTTCGACGAAATGGCCCGTCAGGACCAGTACCGACCGCTCTTCCAGCAAATCTGCCCGTTGGTCGGCTGCGAAGTCCCGACCCGCGTCGATATCGCCCGGATCAAGAGCAGCAACTTGGTGGTGCGCAGCCACCCGGACTTCAAGGGCGCGTTGATCGTCGATGCGATCATCTACAACCGCGCGCCGTTCGCCCAGCCGTTCCCGCTGCTGGAGCTGCGCTTCGCCGACCTCAATGGCAAGCTGATCGCCAGCCGGCGCTTCAAGCCCAGCGAGTATCTCTCCGGGGAACTGGCCGGGCGTGGCGAAATGCCCAGCCAGACTCCAATCCATATTGCCCTGGACATCCTTGACCCCGGGCCGAAGGCAGTCAACTACAGCCTCAGCTTCCGTTCGCCGGAATGA
- the prmA gene encoding 50S ribosomal protein L11 methyltransferase has protein sequence MPWLQVRLAISPEQAETYEDALLEVGAVSVTFMDAEDQPIFEPDLNTTPLWSHTHLLALFEADAEPEQVFSHLRLLTGAELPEHQAEVIEDQDWERSWMDNFQPMRFGRRLWIVPSWHEAPEKDAVNLLLDPGLAFGTGTHPTTALCLEWLDGQQLEGTQVLDFGCGSGILAIAALLLGAREAVGTDIDVQAIEASRDNAQRNGIADEKLALYLPEHMPAMQADVLVANILAGPLVSLAPQLSGLVRPGGLLALSGILAEQGEEVAAAYAADFELDPIVVRDGWVRISGRRR, from the coding sequence ATGCCCTGGCTGCAAGTACGCCTGGCCATCAGCCCGGAACAAGCCGAAACCTACGAAGACGCCCTGCTCGAAGTAGGCGCTGTCTCGGTCACGTTCATGGACGCCGAAGATCAACCGATCTTCGAGCCAGACCTCAACACTACCCCGCTGTGGTCGCACACCCACCTGCTCGCCCTGTTCGAGGCCGATGCCGAGCCCGAGCAGGTGTTTTCCCACCTGCGCCTGCTGACCGGTGCCGAGCTGCCCGAGCACCAGGCCGAGGTGATCGAGGACCAGGACTGGGAACGCAGCTGGATGGACAACTTCCAGCCGATGCGCTTCGGCCGCCGGCTGTGGATCGTGCCCAGCTGGCACGAAGCCCCGGAAAAGGACGCGGTGAACCTGCTGCTCGACCCGGGCCTGGCGTTCGGCACCGGCACCCACCCGACCACCGCCCTGTGCCTGGAATGGCTCGACGGCCAGCAGTTGGAAGGCACCCAGGTGCTGGACTTCGGCTGCGGCTCGGGCATCCTGGCCATCGCCGCGCTGCTGCTGGGCGCCCGCGAGGCGGTCGGTACCGACATCGATGTGCAGGCCATCGAGGCCTCGCGCGACAACGCCCAGCGCAACGGCATCGCCGATGAAAAGCTGGCGCTGTACCTGCCCGAGCACATGCCAGCGATGCAGGCCGACGTGCTGGTCGCCAACATCCTCGCCGGCCCGCTGGTGTCGCTGGCGCCGCAGCTGTCCGGCCTGGTCCGCCCCGGGGGCCTGCTGGCGCTGTCGGGCATCCTCGCCGAACAGGGTGAAGAGGTGGCCGCGGCCTATGCCGCCGACTTCGAGCTGGACCCGATCGTCGTGCGCGACGGCTGGGTACGCATCAGTGGTCGCCGCCGTTAA
- the purH gene encoding bifunctional phosphoribosylaminoimidazolecarboxamide formyltransferase/IMP cyclohydrolase, whose translation MTDQTTRLPVRRALISVSDKTGILEFARELQQLGVEILSTGGTYKLLKDNGVNAVEVADYTGFAEMMDGRVKTLHPKIHGGILGRRGVDDAIMNEHGIKPIDLVAVNLYPFEATISKPGCDLPTAIENIDIGGPTMVRSAAKNHKDVAIVVNASDYASVIEGLKAGGLTYAQRFDLMLKAFEHTAAYDGMIANYMGTIDQAKETLSTEGRSEFPRTFNSQFVKAQEMRYGENPHQSAAFYVEAKKGEASVSTAIQLQGKELSFNNVADTDAALECVKSFVKPACVIVKHANPCGVAVVPEEEGGIRKAYDLAYATDTESAFGGIIAFNRELDGETAKAIVDRQFVEVIIAPKISQAARDVVAAKQNVRLLECGEWPAERAAGWDFKRVNGGLLVQSRDIGMITAADLKIVTKRAPTEQEIHDLVFAWKVAKFVKSNAIVYAKQRQTIGVGAGQMSRVNSARIAAIKAEHAGLQVQGAVMASDAFFPFRDGIDNAAKVGISAVIQPGGSMRDAEVIAAADEAGIAMVFTGMRHFRH comes from the coding sequence ATGACCGACCAGACTACCCGCCTGCCAGTCCGCCGCGCCCTGATCAGCGTCTCCGACAAGACCGGTATCCTCGAATTCGCCCGTGAGCTGCAGCAGCTCGGTGTCGAGATCCTGTCCACCGGCGGCACCTACAAGCTGCTCAAGGACAACGGCGTCAATGCGGTGGAAGTGGCCGACTACACCGGCTTCGCCGAAATGATGGATGGCCGGGTCAAGACCCTGCACCCGAAAATCCACGGCGGTATTCTCGGCCGTCGCGGCGTCGACGACGCCATCATGAACGAGCACGGCATCAAGCCGATCGACCTGGTGGCGGTCAACCTGTACCCGTTCGAGGCGACCATTTCCAAGCCTGGCTGTGACCTGCCGACCGCCATCGAGAACATCGACATCGGCGGCCCGACCATGGTCCGTTCGGCAGCCAAGAACCACAAGGACGTGGCCATCGTGGTCAACGCCAGCGACTATGCCAGCGTCATCGAAGGCCTCAAGGCCGGCGGCCTGACCTACGCCCAGCGCTTCGACCTGATGCTCAAGGCGTTCGAGCACACCGCGGCCTACGACGGCATGATCGCCAACTACATGGGCACCATCGACCAGGCCAAAGAGACCCTGAGCACCGAAGGCCGCAGCGAGTTCCCGCGCACCTTCAACAGCCAGTTCGTCAAGGCCCAGGAAATGCGTTACGGCGAGAACCCGCACCAGAGCGCGGCGTTCTACGTCGAAGCGAAGAAGGGTGAAGCCAGCGTTTCCACTGCCATCCAGTTGCAGGGCAAGGAGCTGTCGTTCAACAACGTGGCCGACACCGACGCTGCGCTGGAATGCGTGAAGAGCTTCGTCAAGCCGGCCTGCGTCATCGTCAAGCACGCCAACCCGTGCGGCGTTGCCGTGGTGCCTGAAGAAGAAGGCGGCATCCGCAAGGCCTACGACCTGGCTTACGCGACCGACACCGAGTCGGCGTTCGGCGGCATCATCGCCTTCAACCGCGAGCTGGATGGCGAAACCGCCAAGGCCATCGTCGACCGCCAGTTCGTCGAAGTGATCATCGCACCGAAGATCTCCCAGGCAGCCCGCGACGTGGTGGCCGCCAAGCAGAACGTACGCCTGCTGGAATGCGGCGAGTGGCCAGCCGAGCGCGCTGCCGGTTGGGACTTCAAGCGCGTCAACGGCGGTTTGCTGGTACAAAGCCGTGATATCGGCATGATCACTGCCGCTGACCTGAAGATCGTCACCAAGCGTGCACCGACCGAGCAAGAGATCCACGACCTGGTGTTCGCCTGGAAAGTGGCCAAGTTCGTCAAGTCCAACGCCATTGTCTACGCCAAGCAGCGCCAGACCATCGGCGTCGGTGCCGGCCAGATGAGCCGCGTCAACTCCGCTCGCATCGCAGCCATCAAGGCTGAGCATGCCGGCCTGCAGGTGCAGGGTGCGGTCATGGCATCGGACGCGTTCTTCCCGTTCCGTGATGGCATCGACAACGCAGCTAAAGTGGGTATCAGCGCCGTGATCCAGCCAGGTGGCTCGATGCGCGATGCCGAGGTGATTGCTGCCGCTGACGAAGCCGGCATCGCCATGGTCTTCACCGGAATGCGCCACTTCCGCCACTAA
- a CDS encoding MaoC family dehydratase, translating into MPHVPVTELSLYVGKELGRSAWLKIDQQRINLFAEATGDFQFIHVDPVKAAQTPFGCTIAHGFLTLSLIPQLIEDILVLPQGLKMVVNYGLDSVRFIQPVKVDSQVRLKVDLAEVQEKKPGQWLLKAIATLEIDGEAKPAYIAESLSLCFV; encoded by the coding sequence ATGCCCCATGTACCGGTTACAGAGCTTTCGCTGTACGTTGGTAAGGAACTGGGCCGCTCGGCCTGGCTGAAGATCGACCAGCAGCGCATCAACCTGTTCGCCGAAGCCACGGGCGACTTCCAGTTCATCCATGTGGACCCGGTCAAGGCGGCGCAGACTCCGTTCGGCTGCACCATCGCCCACGGTTTCCTGACGTTGTCGCTGATTCCCCAGCTGATCGAGGACATCCTGGTCCTGCCCCAGGGGTTGAAGATGGTGGTGAACTATGGGCTGGACAGCGTGCGCTTCATCCAGCCGGTCAAGGTCGACAGCCAGGTGCGGCTGAAGGTGGACCTGGCCGAGGTGCAGGAGAAGAAGCCGGGGCAATGGCTGCTCAAGGCGATTGCCACCCTGGAGATCGATGGCGAAGCCAAGCCTGCCTACATAGCCGAGTCGCTGTCCCTCTGTTTTGTCTGA